From a region of the Paenibacillus sp. FSL R10-2734 genome:
- a CDS encoding response regulator, producing MLRIAIVDDEILIREGLARMISKESTKFLVIGTYPDGKNLLDELPTLQLDVVITDIRMPQINGLELIKQLKANHPQIRSILMSGFVEFNYAREAIRSSAVDYLLKPIDKVQLFELLYHLEEEQESSRNKEERHRSGLLLTLLHIEEPPSPLLMSSLTLPQPYFSVFVFKGRSREPVCSCADSLRQEKAFSIDSLEIQNGLYVWFLYSTIPLSDSDWNDIGDRIRISASGMTLHVGTSSSYNDTAKLRQAYLDAKLACNVGIYNPNRLHYANIQQVRQPEVNILDSFHAIKEPLIHDLQILNMEGVLERVHTLFSELKSQQTAPDQILRVCRWVEETVQKELQEFETLYKGAPDLGLDERIASSMSFSEIECVFTDHFSSILSEIRTHRLEMSGTAIETIKRWISANYNQHADLNTLANMVFLTPSYLSKLFKQETGLTLTDYITEIRLRKAKHLLKSAPDLKIHEIGAEVGYGDPAYFNKLFKRVVGVTPNEYKRISIV from the coding sequence ACCCCGACGGGAAAAATTTACTTGATGAGTTACCCACCCTACAGCTTGATGTTGTGATTACTGATATTCGCATGCCACAAATCAATGGCCTTGAGCTGATTAAACAGTTAAAAGCCAACCATCCGCAAATACGCTCCATCCTAATGAGTGGATTTGTGGAATTTAATTATGCCAGAGAAGCTATACGCAGCTCTGCTGTAGACTACTTATTAAAGCCAATCGATAAAGTGCAACTGTTCGAACTGCTTTATCATTTGGAGGAAGAGCAGGAATCCTCTCGTAACAAGGAGGAACGTCACCGTTCCGGGCTCTTGCTGACACTTCTGCATATCGAAGAGCCTCCTTCCCCCTTGCTAATGTCGAGCCTTACCTTGCCCCAGCCTTATTTCTCGGTATTTGTGTTCAAAGGAAGATCTAGAGAACCGGTCTGTTCCTGTGCAGACAGTCTGAGGCAAGAGAAGGCATTTAGCATCGACAGCTTGGAGATTCAAAATGGATTATACGTCTGGTTCCTGTATTCTACAATTCCACTCTCAGACAGCGATTGGAACGACATCGGCGACAGAATTCGAATCTCTGCCAGTGGCATGACACTGCATGTAGGTACTAGCAGTTCCTATAATGATACCGCCAAGCTTAGACAAGCGTATCTGGATGCCAAGTTAGCTTGCAATGTCGGCATTTACAATCCAAATCGACTACATTACGCGAATATCCAACAGGTTCGTCAGCCAGAGGTAAATATTCTTGATTCATTTCATGCGATCAAAGAACCATTGATCCACGATCTGCAAATTCTGAATATGGAGGGTGTCTTAGAGCGGGTGCATACCTTATTCTCAGAGCTGAAATCACAACAAACTGCACCTGATCAAATTCTCCGTGTCTGTCGGTGGGTTGAAGAAACTGTACAGAAAGAACTGCAAGAGTTTGAGACCCTCTACAAAGGCGCTCCAGACCTTGGGCTAGATGAAAGAATTGCGTCCAGTATGAGCTTCAGTGAAATCGAGTGCGTGTTCACCGATCATTTTTCAAGCATTCTATCTGAGATCAGAACACATCGCCTAGAGATGTCCGGTACAGCTATAGAAACTATAAAGCGCTGGATCTCCGCCAACTATAATCAACATGCGGATCTGAATACCTTGGCGAACATGGTATTTTTGACACCAAGCTATTTAAGTAAACTATTTAAACAAGAGACTGGGCTTACACTAACGGACTACATCACGGAAATCCGGCTTCGTAAAGCCAAGCATCTGCTCAAGAGTGCCCCAGACCTAAAGATTCACGAGATTGGAGCAGAAGTTGGATACGGTGATCCTGCCTATTTCAATAAGCTTTTTAAACGTGTAGTCGGCGTTACACCCAATGAATATAAACGAATTTCTATCGTATAA
- a CDS encoding fused MFS/spermidine synthase, with amino-acid sequence MQSQIHTSSDNHEITVYDTTELYGEQGAFRVMQFSNQAIQGAMDLNDPERIVFEYPRAIIHLMEFNAPAFEDVFLIGHGIGTIAGHFPDKRFKVAELDSEVVELSRRCFGYSQDNVKIGDGRQLLEGEEPQKYDYIVLDAFTAAGTPRHLISSEFFSIARSKLNSEGYILMNLMGKGENDPHINAIYTTLAEEFMYIKSFSLPSEGAADIQNIIIIGGFKPIRFQARQMAGFNEIQLGQGYLIRD; translated from the coding sequence TTGCAATCACAGATTCACACGAGCAGCGATAATCATGAAATCACCGTCTATGACACCACAGAACTATACGGTGAACAAGGTGCGTTCCGCGTCATGCAGTTTTCCAATCAGGCCATTCAAGGTGCGATGGATCTCAATGACCCAGAACGAATTGTGTTTGAATATCCAAGAGCCATTATTCACTTGATGGAATTCAATGCCCCCGCTTTTGAGGACGTCTTTCTTATTGGTCATGGGATTGGAACGATTGCCGGGCATTTTCCGGACAAAAGATTTAAAGTAGCTGAGCTAGATAGTGAAGTAGTGGAATTAAGCCGCCGCTGTTTTGGATACAGCCAAGATAACGTGAAGATCGGAGACGGACGCCAGCTCCTTGAAGGTGAGGAACCACAGAAATATGATTACATCGTCTTAGACGCTTTCACCGCCGCAGGCACGCCGAGACATTTAATTTCCAGTGAATTTTTCAGCATCGCTCGTTCAAAACTGAATTCCGAAGGGTATATCCTTATGAATTTAATGGGAAAAGGAGAAAATGATCCGCACATTAACGCTATTTACACAACACTCGCGGAAGAGTTTATGTATATCAAATCCTTTTCACTGCCTTCAGAAGGGGCTGCGGATATCCAAAACATCATTATTATAGGTGGCTTTAAGCCGATTCGCTTTCAAGCTCGCCAGATGGCAGGCTTTAATGAAATCCAGCTTGGGCAAGGATATCTTATTCGGGATTAA
- a CDS encoding sugar phosphate isomerase/epimerase — MQDTLRIGTLVRGGEAVAVIPQIVQHGFESFNLNFWQTTGETNLVETAARVRGLAAEHDFVISSVGIYGNPLSGDGDNADTLASWERLIDHAHLFGTDIIGGFTGRLPGSSIDESIPRFAEVFGELSKRAADRGLKIAFENCAMGGNWQAGEWNIAHNPSAWEKMFNAVPADNLGLEWEPCHQLIGLIDPIPQLRKWVDKVFHVHGKDATIAWDIVKEYGIHGPKTYVWDRTPGFGDTNWVDIISILRQAGYKGTIDIEGWHDPVYQGELEMTGQVHALNYLKYCRGGSFVPNPV; from the coding sequence ATGCAAGACACATTAAGAATAGGTACTCTGGTTCGTGGCGGGGAGGCAGTCGCCGTTATTCCGCAAATTGTTCAGCATGGGTTTGAATCGTTTAACCTGAACTTTTGGCAGACCACAGGTGAAACCAATCTTGTAGAAACAGCTGCACGAGTAAGGGGGCTGGCTGCTGAGCATGATTTTGTCATCTCTTCCGTTGGAATTTATGGCAATCCACTTTCAGGAGATGGAGACAATGCTGACACACTCGCCAGTTGGGAGCGATTGATTGATCATGCCCATTTATTCGGCACAGATATTATCGGCGGATTCACTGGCCGTCTGCCGGGTTCGTCGATTGACGAGTCGATTCCGAGATTTGCAGAGGTGTTCGGAGAATTGTCCAAGAGGGCAGCGGATCGCGGCCTAAAAATTGCATTTGAGAATTGCGCTATGGGCGGAAATTGGCAGGCCGGAGAGTGGAACATCGCCCACAATCCTTCAGCCTGGGAGAAGATGTTCAATGCCGTTCCGGCAGACAATCTGGGTCTGGAATGGGAGCCTTGCCACCAGCTGATAGGTCTGATTGATCCAATTCCACAGCTACGCAAATGGGTGGATAAGGTATTCCATGTACATGGCAAGGATGCCACCATCGCTTGGGATATCGTCAAGGAATACGGGATTCATGGACCTAAGACTTATGTGTGGGACCGGACACCTGGCTTTGGAGATACGAATTGGGTGGATATCATCTCGATTCTGCGCCAAGCCGGCTATAAGGGAACTATTGATATTGAAGGCTGGCATGATCCTGTCTACCAGGGTGAGCTAGAAATGACTGGACAAGTACATGCGCTAAATTATTTGAAGTATTGCCGAGGTGGCAGCTTTGTCCCTAATCCGGTGTAA
- a CDS encoding LacI family DNA-binding transcriptional regulator — protein sequence MDVNIKDIARISGVGISTVSRVINNKGLVSKATREKVLNVVKEYNYIPNSNARNLKTTESKNIALMVKGITNPFFSNMIKEIERQANLRGYPFLIHQVEDGTDEINAAIQLTKEKNLCGIIFMGGTYNHSEEKFKQLTVPFVLTTITSTQEVDPDIFSSVTINELKEAYKATNYLISLGHENIGFLAKSPLLDETTGNRRYLGYKKALEEHNLPYDAQLVEDCEYSPSSGFDATRRLLKRNKGVTAIFAASDTIAIGAAKAVLTAGLSIPDDISIIGFDGIEMAEYFHPSLDTISQPGTEMALSSVGVLFDLISGRSGHQHIVYDAVLLKRGSCKMIKAKV from the coding sequence GTGGACGTAAATATCAAGGATATCGCGCGGATTTCCGGTGTGGGCATCTCGACGGTTTCCAGGGTCATCAACAATAAGGGGCTGGTGAGTAAGGCTACACGGGAAAAGGTTCTGAATGTTGTTAAGGAATACAATTACATTCCCAATTCCAATGCAAGAAATTTAAAAACTACGGAGTCTAAGAACATTGCACTAATGGTCAAGGGGATTACTAATCCGTTCTTCTCCAATATGATCAAAGAGATCGAGCGTCAGGCTAATCTACGAGGTTATCCCTTCCTTATTCATCAGGTAGAGGATGGTACGGATGAAATCAATGCAGCGATCCAGCTGACCAAAGAAAAAAATCTATGCGGGATTATCTTCATGGGCGGAACCTACAATCATTCCGAAGAGAAATTCAAGCAGCTGACGGTCCCTTTTGTTCTGACGACGATCACCTCCACACAAGAGGTGGACCCTGATATCTTTTCCAGTGTCACCATTAATGAATTGAAAGAAGCTTATAAGGCCACCAATTATTTGATCTCACTTGGACATGAGAATATCGGGTTTTTAGCCAAGTCCCCATTGTTGGATGAAACTACGGGGAATCGACGATATTTGGGCTACAAAAAAGCACTGGAAGAACATAATCTGCCTTACGATGCACAGTTGGTGGAGGATTGTGAATACAGTCCTAGCTCGGGATTTGATGCGACGCGCAGACTGCTTAAAAGGAATAAGGGAGTAACCGCAATATTTGCTGCTTCCGACACGATTGCTATCGGTGCTGCCAAAGCTGTACTTACCGCGGGGTTGTCTATCCCGGATGATATTTCAATCATTGGCTTTGACGGGATTGAGATGGCGGAATATTTTCATCCTTCACTTGATACGATCAGCCAACCAGGTACAGAAATGGCTTTATCCAGTGTGGGCGTCTTGTTTGATCTTATTTCTGGACGGTCAGGCCATCAGCATATTGTCTACGATGCGGTATTGCTCAAGCGTGGCTCCTGCAAGATGATCAAGGCTAAAGTTTAA
- a CDS encoding DUF3502 domain-containing protein has translation MKGKKIASSLIAVLMLTGALTACSSKNNEASNDSTATKAPEASTNTGGVDTSKEAKLVYYLWGSEGVQNKAILAEINKKLKADLNATIEVKYIDWPDINTKYPLLFASGEKFDMSHASPGAPVSYFTLASEGALVDLTDMLDKVAPKLKAEIPASVWENTKYKGKIYGVPSLYSEYTPNGYAYRVDLLKKYGMDKITTIDDMVKYMDNVVANESFPPINGKAEDAANMFRMLVDTTGMWLNAPGISLNELNLVTKSPEDYKTVFHPAYTQEFEDWAVKMREWADKGYWGKDVLSATLGSKDNFRAANSAGYLTHAQDWIGQYGADLKAQPEAETAFFTFAEANKKIKRKMGVDNSTVISTNSENPERSLMVIEKFMTDESYYNLIQNGIEGKQYVMENGVKKQPAGFNEKTDGGGFAAWSLRNDKFVVPTDTENPIRNSLFAEWDKVAIDDPYNGFSFDPSNVTTEIASISNVNSQLGIQLMLGKTSKDPKAAVAEYREQLKKAGVDKVIAEVEKQLAEFVPVN, from the coding sequence ATGAAAGGTAAAAAAATTGCGTCTTCTTTAATTGCTGTACTCATGCTTACTGGGGCACTGACAGCCTGTTCATCGAAGAACAACGAAGCGAGTAATGATTCGACAGCTACGAAGGCACCAGAAGCTTCAACGAATACAGGCGGAGTAGACACTTCCAAAGAAGCTAAGTTGGTGTACTACCTGTGGGGCAGTGAAGGCGTTCAAAATAAGGCGATTCTAGCTGAAATTAACAAAAAGCTCAAAGCTGATCTCAACGCTACAATTGAAGTGAAGTATATTGACTGGCCGGATATCAATACGAAATACCCGTTGCTATTTGCTTCAGGTGAGAAGTTTGATATGTCTCATGCATCTCCAGGAGCACCAGTATCTTACTTTACATTGGCTAGTGAAGGCGCTTTAGTGGACCTTACAGATATGCTCGATAAAGTTGCTCCTAAGCTGAAGGCAGAAATCCCTGCTAGTGTATGGGAAAATACTAAATACAAAGGTAAAATCTATGGTGTTCCGAGTCTTTATAGCGAATATACACCAAATGGTTATGCCTATCGTGTAGACTTGCTGAAAAAATACGGCATGGATAAAATCACCACTATCGATGATATGGTTAAATACATGGATAACGTAGTTGCCAATGAGTCCTTCCCACCAATTAACGGTAAGGCTGAAGATGCAGCCAATATGTTCAGAATGCTCGTAGATACTACAGGAATGTGGCTTAACGCACCTGGTATATCTTTGAATGAACTGAATCTTGTGACCAAAAGTCCAGAGGACTACAAGACCGTCTTCCATCCAGCATACACTCAGGAATTTGAAGATTGGGCTGTGAAGATGCGTGAATGGGCAGATAAAGGATACTGGGGCAAAGATGTGCTGTCTGCAACTCTTGGCAGCAAAGATAACTTCAGAGCAGCAAACTCCGCAGGTTATTTGACTCATGCTCAGGACTGGATCGGCCAATACGGTGCAGATTTGAAGGCACAACCAGAGGCAGAAACTGCATTCTTCACTTTTGCGGAAGCCAACAAGAAGATCAAACGTAAGATGGGTGTTGACAACTCGACTGTAATCAGCACGAACTCCGAGAATCCAGAGCGCTCTTTGATGGTGATCGAGAAGTTTATGACTGACGAAAGCTACTACAACCTCATCCAAAACGGTATTGAAGGCAAACAATATGTTATGGAAAATGGTGTTAAAAAGCAGCCTGCAGGCTTCAACGAAAAAACTGATGGCGGAGGTTTCGCTGCTTGGTCACTTCGTAATGACAAATTCGTAGTTCCTACGGATACAGAAAACCCAATTCGTAACTCCTTGTTTGCAGAGTGGGATAAAGTCGCTATCGATGATCCATACAATGGCTTTAGCTTTGATCCATCGAATGTAACTACAGAAATTGCTTCCATCTCCAACGTGAATTCCCAGCTTGGTATTCAATTGATGCTTGGTAAAACAAGCAAAGATCCTAAAGCTGCTGTAGCGGAATACCGTGAGCAACTGAAAAAAGCAGGAGTTGACAAGGTTATTGCCGAAGTAGAAAAGCAATTGGCTGAGTTTGTTCCAGTGAACTAA
- a CDS encoding carbohydrate ABC transporter permease: protein METQKIKQDSGSIIIKTISYVCITIFSLFCLFPFALMISSSFMNEQEIVREGYKLLPKEFSFKAYEMLFNNSTQLINAYQVTIFITVVGTVLGLFMMSMAGFVLNRKDFKYRNFFSFLIYFTTLFSGGLIPTYILMVKHLDLKDSLFAMILPGVVGAWSIFLMRNFMKAIPDSLYESATIDGAGDFRIYWRIFIPLAVPSLATIGLFSALGFWNEWYNGMLYMDSPTKYPLQYFLQRMVNQTNLGALINSGAVINTADLPTQSIKMATAVLATGPIILLYPFVQRYFVTGLTIGAVKG from the coding sequence ATGGAAACTCAAAAAATCAAACAAGATTCCGGAAGTATTATCATAAAAACGATTAGCTATGTCTGCATTACTATCTTTTCACTGTTCTGTTTATTTCCCTTTGCTCTAATGATCTCCTCATCGTTCATGAATGAGCAGGAGATCGTCCGTGAGGGCTACAAGCTGCTGCCTAAGGAATTTTCCTTTAAGGCTTACGAGATGTTGTTCAACAACTCTACGCAATTGATAAATGCTTATCAGGTAACTATTTTTATAACCGTTGTGGGTACGGTCCTTGGACTGTTCATGATGTCGATGGCTGGGTTCGTGCTTAACCGCAAGGATTTCAAATATCGCAACTTCTTTTCCTTTCTAATTTACTTTACAACACTTTTCAGCGGTGGCTTGATTCCAACGTACATCCTGATGGTCAAGCACTTGGATTTGAAAGACAGCTTATTCGCCATGATTCTACCGGGCGTGGTTGGCGCATGGTCCATCTTCCTAATGCGTAATTTTATGAAGGCCATTCCGGATTCTTTATATGAATCTGCTACCATTGACGGTGCTGGTGACTTCCGCATCTATTGGCGGATATTTATTCCGCTGGCTGTCCCATCCTTGGCTACCATTGGACTTTTCTCAGCGTTGGGCTTTTGGAATGAGTGGTACAACGGGATGCTTTATATGGACTCCCCGACGAAATATCCACTCCAATACTTCTTGCAGCGAATGGTTAATCAGACGAACCTAGGGGCGCTGATCAACTCGGGAGCGGTTATCAATACTGCCGATCTTCCAACGCAGTCCATTAAGATGGCTACAGCTGTATTGGCCACTGGACCAATTATTCTCTTATATCCATTTGTACAGCGTTATTTCGTAACGGGCCTCACCATCGGGGCTGTAAAGGGTTAA
- a CDS encoding ABC transporter permease subunit, whose amino-acid sequence MARIKLAGGSIVREVIKNKVLFLMLLPVIVYFIIFHYAVMPGAYVAFVDYKLNKGIFGSNFIGLKNFEFLVQNGDLWNITKNTLLYNIVFLALGNIIQIVFAIMLSEISGKWFKKVSQSVILLPNFISMVIVGVFAYNIFNFNSGFINTMLTGMGLDRYEFYSDPGIWKYIIVAFKIWAGTGYGMIVYLATITGINHDLYEAAYMDGATTWQRIRYMTLPILKPTFILLLLFGMGGILKGSFDLFYNLIGTNSVLYPQTDIIDTYVFRSLVGQFNFSMGAAVGFYQSLFGLILVLVVNFIVRKVEPDSALF is encoded by the coding sequence TTGGCAAGAATTAAGCTTGCGGGTGGAAGTATTGTCCGAGAAGTCATTAAGAACAAAGTGCTTTTTCTAATGTTGCTGCCTGTAATCGTATATTTCATTATTTTTCACTATGCGGTAATGCCTGGCGCTTATGTTGCATTTGTAGATTACAAGCTCAACAAAGGTATTTTCGGAAGTAACTTTATCGGTCTGAAAAACTTCGAATTTTTGGTTCAAAATGGCGATCTATGGAATATTACCAAGAATACGTTGCTCTACAACATCGTCTTCCTAGCTCTAGGTAACATTATTCAAATTGTGTTTGCCATTATGCTATCGGAGATCTCGGGCAAGTGGTTCAAGAAAGTGTCACAATCGGTCATTCTCCTACCTAACTTTATTTCCATGGTTATCGTCGGTGTGTTTGCCTACAATATATTCAATTTCAATTCCGGGTTTATCAATACGATGTTAACTGGAATGGGGCTAGACCGTTACGAGTTTTATTCTGATCCGGGCATATGGAAATACATCATTGTAGCCTTCAAGATCTGGGCTGGTACCGGATACGGAATGATTGTCTATCTGGCAACGATCACAGGGATTAATCATGACCTCTACGAAGCTGCCTATATGGACGGAGCCACAACCTGGCAGCGAATCCGTTATATGACCTTACCAATTCTCAAACCAACCTTTATTTTGCTCCTGCTATTCGGAATGGGTGGAATTCTCAAAGGCTCCTTTGACCTCTTCTACAATCTGATTGGCACGAACTCCGTACTGTATCCGCAGACGGATATCATTGATACCTATGTCTTCCGTTCACTAGTAGGACAATTTAATTTCTCTATGGGCGCCGCAGTAGGCTTCTACCAATCCTTATTCGGTCTGATTCTGGTGCTTGTAGTTAACTTTATTGTACGCAAGGTCGAGCCGGACAGCGCATTGTTCTAG
- the bglX gene encoding beta-glucosidase BglX yields MTKAFIQDLVNDMTLEEKLAQLTQLGPHYWGLDDTVDLTGPFKELNIQPQIMENIGSVLNGIGARNVIDLQTRHLKTNRQKIPLLFMADVIHGYRTILPIPLAIGCSFDLEACERFAEIAAKESAAAGIHLTFSPMTDLVRDPRWGRVMETSGEDPYLNARVTESMVRGYQGKDLKEKGRIAACVKHFAGYGAPEGGREYNTVDMSLGVLREFYLPAYKAAVDAGVAMVMAAFNTIDRIPASGNSKLLRGILREEWGFNGVTIADFNSVNELIPHGAAQDGSEAAEKSLAAGLDIEMMSTHYLNHGAGLVQEGKLDISLIDEAVIRVLELKDALGLFENPFKDADPLVDEAPTPSAEHLQAARELGASSVVLLKNDNDALPLKRGMKIGLAGPFATSIHVLGGWSGTEKDPAVSLYSGVSQKTSAADIITAMTGELGSMLDGVFDVEDEIEEAFQRLKDCDVILAAVGENQQDTGEGGSKTNLRLSTNQEKLIWRLKDTGKKIVTVVFSGRPLELKPVLEASDALLQAWFLGTESGNSLADVLFGDYNPSGRLSMSFPYSVGQIPVYYNAYQTGRPYDPLYPNVRYVTRYLDCPNDPLFCFGYGLSYSSFDHSNFNVDAADRVVASIEVENTSDIAGKETVQLYIHDVSASVVRPIKELKGFRQITLAAHEKQVVSFEITRDMLMFYGKDDQLVFEPGEFDIMIGRNSGDHFTQRIWVD; encoded by the coding sequence ATGACTAAAGCGTTTATCCAAGATCTTGTGAACGACATGACTCTAGAAGAAAAATTGGCCCAATTAACCCAGCTAGGCCCTCACTATTGGGGGTTAGATGATACCGTGGATTTAACTGGCCCATTCAAGGAACTGAACATTCAGCCACAAATAATGGAGAACATCGGAAGCGTTCTGAACGGCATTGGCGCCAGGAATGTGATTGATCTGCAGACCCGGCATTTGAAAACCAACCGTCAGAAGATTCCCCTGCTCTTCATGGCAGATGTCATTCATGGTTACAGAACCATCCTTCCGATTCCGCTTGCGATAGGTTGTAGCTTTGACCTAGAAGCCTGCGAAAGATTCGCTGAAATTGCAGCCAAGGAGAGTGCGGCTGCCGGCATTCACCTCACTTTCTCACCAATGACGGATCTAGTACGCGATCCGCGCTGGGGACGGGTGATGGAGACATCCGGTGAGGACCCTTATCTAAATGCCCGTGTAACCGAGAGCATGGTGCGGGGCTATCAAGGCAAAGACCTAAAAGAAAAAGGACGCATCGCTGCTTGTGTGAAGCACTTCGCCGGCTATGGCGCTCCCGAAGGCGGTCGTGAATACAATACGGTGGATATGTCCCTCGGCGTATTACGCGAGTTCTATCTGCCAGCCTATAAGGCTGCAGTAGATGCGGGTGTAGCCATGGTGATGGCCGCATTCAATACGATCGATCGCATACCAGCAAGCGGTAATTCCAAACTTCTCCGCGGGATTCTGCGCGAGGAATGGGGCTTCAACGGCGTTACCATTGCTGATTTCAATTCCGTCAATGAGCTGATCCCTCATGGTGCTGCGCAGGATGGCAGTGAAGCAGCAGAGAAAAGTCTGGCCGCCGGACTGGATATTGAAATGATGTCCACCCATTATCTGAACCACGGTGCTGGTCTAGTCCAGGAAGGTAAGCTTGATATTTCCTTGATTGATGAAGCCGTCATCCGAGTGCTGGAGCTCAAGGACGCTCTCGGCTTGTTTGAGAATCCATTCAAGGATGCAGATCCACTAGTAGATGAGGCGCCTACGCCGAGCGCGGAGCATTTGCAAGCCGCGCGAGAGCTTGGTGCCAGCTCAGTTGTTCTGCTGAAAAATGACAATGACGCTCTGCCCCTTAAACGCGGTATGAAGATTGGACTAGCTGGTCCCTTCGCTACCTCCATTCATGTGCTAGGCGGCTGGTCTGGAACGGAAAAAGACCCTGCCGTATCACTCTACAGCGGCGTTTCTCAAAAAACTTCTGCTGCAGATATTATTACGGCCATGACTGGCGAGCTGGGAAGCATGCTGGACGGTGTTTTTGATGTGGAGGATGAAATCGAGGAAGCTTTCCAGCGCCTGAAAGATTGCGATGTGATTCTCGCTGCTGTCGGCGAGAATCAGCAGGATACCGGGGAAGGCGGAAGCAAAACCAATCTACGCCTGTCGACCAATCAGGAGAAGCTGATCTGGCGTCTGAAGGATACCGGCAAAAAGATCGTTACCGTTGTATTTAGCGGCCGACCGCTGGAGCTAAAGCCCGTTCTTGAGGCTAGCGACGCTTTGCTGCAAGCCTGGTTCCTAGGTACAGAATCAGGAAACTCACTAGCTGATGTGCTGTTCGGAGATTATAATCCTTCCGGTCGTTTATCTATGAGCTTTCCTTACTCGGTTGGGCAAATTCCTGTCTATTACAATGCTTATCAGACGGGCCGTCCTTATGATCCACTATATCCCAATGTTCGTTATGTAACTCGATATCTGGATTGCCCTAATGACCCGCTGTTCTGCTTTGGATATGGACTTAGCTACTCCAGTTTTGATCACAGCAACTTCAATGTTGATGCTGCCGATCGAGTTGTTGCCTCCATTGAGGTAGAGAATACTTCGGACATCGCCGGCAAGGAAACCGTTCAACTCTATATCCACGATGTCAGTGCAAGTGTCGTGCGTCCGATCAAGGAGCTGAAGGGCTTCCGGCAGATTACACTCGCAGCGCATGAGAAACAAGTGGTTTCTTTCGAGATCACTAGAGATATGCTGATGTTCTACGGAAAAGACGATCAATTGGTCTTCGAGCCCGGGGAATTTGATATTATGATTGGTAGAAACTCCGGAGATCACTTCACCCAGCGGATCTGGGTCGACTAA
- a CDS encoding metallophosphoesterase family protein, with translation MRHSLSFQQDGTLKIVQFTDLHWMDGRAEDQRTRELMERVLEAEQPDLVVFTGDLIYTAPVSPGEKACEDPAQAFRNAVAAVEKTGTPWAFVFGNHDTETLISRSELMQIALEHPHCLAEAGPEDLEGSGNYTLEIKDQDGHAAAVLYFVDSGSYSEMEHIPGYNWISRNQINWLTAESARLNPKTAENRLPALAFFHIPIPEYQEAWSTQVCHGHKFERVCSPHVNSGLFTALLEMGDVLGTFCGHDHINDFTGNLYGIRLCYGRATGYNTYGKEGFMRGARVIKLTQGTKDFDTWLRLEDGSVLLEQPIHQPEPAAGSEH, from the coding sequence ATGAGACACAGTTTATCATTTCAACAAGATGGAACCTTGAAAATTGTACAGTTCACTGATCTTCACTGGATGGATGGAAGAGCCGAAGATCAGCGTACCCGGGAACTGATGGAACGCGTTCTAGAAGCGGAACAACCTGATCTTGTGGTTTTCACAGGTGATCTAATTTACACCGCCCCTGTATCACCAGGCGAAAAGGCGTGTGAAGACCCCGCCCAAGCTTTTCGGAATGCTGTCGCTGCTGTGGAGAAAACAGGTACACCTTGGGCCTTCGTATTCGGTAACCATGATACAGAAACCCTGATTTCTCGCAGTGAACTTATGCAAATTGCATTGGAACATCCCCACTGCCTGGCGGAAGCCGGTCCAGAGGATCTTGAAGGTTCAGGCAATTACACGCTTGAAATTAAAGATCAGGATGGCCATGCGGCTGCTGTTCTTTATTTCGTAGACTCCGGCAGCTATTCCGAGATGGAGCATATCCCTGGCTACAATTGGATTAGCCGGAATCAGATCAACTGGCTAACTGCTGAATCAGCTCGGCTGAATCCAAAGACTGCTGAGAACAGACTACCTGCATTGGCTTTCTTCCATATCCCGATTCCTGAGTACCAGGAAGCATGGTCAACACAAGTCTGTCATGGACATAAGTTTGAGCGTGTATGCTCACCACATGTTAACTCGGGATTGTTCACAGCTTTGCTTGAAATGGGCGATGTGCTTGGCACCTTTTGCGGACATGACCATATCAACGATTTTACGGGCAACCTGTACGGCATACGCCTCTGCTACGGGCGGGCGACTGGCTATAACACTTATGGAAAAGAAGGCTTTATGCGGGGAGCACGCGTCATAAAACTGACTCAGGGCACCAAGGACTTCGATACCTGGCTTCGTCTTGAAGACGGGTCCGTCTTACTCGAACAGCCGATTCATCAGCCTGAACCCGCTGCCGGTTCAGAGCACTAA